One genomic region from Jiangella sp. DSM 45060 encodes:
- a CDS encoding bifunctional DNA primase/polymerase, whose amino-acid sequence MTMGDEAVAFAAAGIPVFPCWPGAKHPLTEHGFEEATTDLGQVRAWWRTWPNANLAMPTGTPLWDVLDVDMKNGESGYPALRRLKQAGLLEGWSHAVQTPSGGLHLYFAGTDEGNHALYRHKIDYRGAGGYVLLPPSIVDRDRGPRRYETIEVRDPDRVQAFSWAAARDLLQPPTPTPPAPVHGHASADRRMPYLVDHVRNAPEGNRNNALFWAANRALDNGSADLGPLVAAAVEAGLDYCAAAATAASAQRSRSGSSSRRASPQAPPAASVSI is encoded by the coding sequence ATGACCATGGGCGACGAAGCGGTGGCCTTCGCGGCCGCCGGAATCCCCGTCTTCCCCTGCTGGCCTGGCGCCAAGCACCCGCTGACCGAACACGGCTTCGAAGAAGCCACCACCGACCTGGGCCAGGTCCGAGCCTGGTGGCGGACCTGGCCCAACGCCAACCTCGCCATGCCCACCGGGACGCCGCTGTGGGACGTCCTCGACGTCGACATGAAGAACGGCGAATCCGGATACCCCGCGCTGCGTCGCCTCAAGCAGGCGGGGCTGCTGGAGGGCTGGTCCCACGCCGTCCAGACCCCCAGCGGCGGCCTACACCTGTACTTCGCCGGCACCGACGAAGGCAACCACGCCCTGTACCGACACAAGATCGACTATCGAGGTGCCGGCGGGTACGTCCTGCTCCCGCCGTCGATCGTCGACCGCGACCGTGGGCCGCGCCGGTACGAGACCATCGAAGTCCGCGACCCCGACCGAGTCCAGGCCTTCAGCTGGGCTGCGGCCCGCGACCTGCTCCAGCCGCCGACGCCGACGCCGCCAGCCCCCGTCCATGGGCATGCCTCAGCCGACCGCCGCATGCCCTACCTGGTCGATCACGTCCGCAACGCCCCCGAGGGCAACCGCAACAACGCCCTGTTCTGGGCCGCCAACCGTGCGCTCGACAACGGGTCGGCCGATCTCGGACCGCTGGTGGCCGCGGCCGTCGAGGCCGGGTTGGACTACTGTGCGGCGGCGGCCACCGCCGCGTCGGCGCAACGAAGCCGTTCCGGTTCGTCGAGCCGGAGGGCGTCACCACAGGCGCCGCCTGCAGCATCGGTGTCAATCTGA
- a CDS encoding single-stranded DNA-binding protein yields the protein MSNAFPASPAGRIATDPKLVAGANPRLNFRLAVDDRAQGPDGQWITKQTVFHDVVVFGRSAETFARLFRKGDPVIVAGELRLTTYESQGGDKRTGTQIVARLVAPDPRLVTVTIDRSRQADRAAGVDAPSQEAEQPATVPAPPPPPAADTHSRPRWPQQATSTAGNGVAV from the coding sequence ATGAGTAACGCCTTCCCGGCCAGTCCGGCCGGGCGGATCGCGACCGACCCGAAGCTCGTCGCCGGCGCGAACCCGCGCCTGAACTTCCGGCTGGCCGTCGATGACCGCGCCCAGGGCCCGGACGGGCAGTGGATCACCAAGCAGACGGTGTTCCACGACGTCGTCGTGTTCGGCCGCTCGGCCGAGACGTTCGCCCGGCTCTTCCGCAAGGGCGATCCCGTCATCGTGGCCGGTGAGCTGCGGCTCACCACCTATGAGAGCCAAGGCGGCGATAAGCGGACCGGTACCCAGATCGTAGCCAGGCTGGTGGCACCGGATCCCCGCCTGGTCACGGTCACGATCGACCGGTCCCGGCAGGCCGACCGTGCCGCGGGTGTCGATGCTCCGTCGCAGGAGGCCGAGCAGCCGGCCACGGTGCCGGCTCCGCCGCCGCCCCCGGCGGCGGACACGCACTCGCGGCCGCGGTGGCCTCAGCAGGCCACCAGCACGGCGGGCAACGGCGTGGCGGTGTGA